A single Salminus brasiliensis chromosome 20, fSalBra1.hap2, whole genome shotgun sequence DNA region contains:
- the LOC140541903 gene encoding sialic acid-binding Ig-like lectin 15, with the protein MRFTSVLIVTVCLVAVKGRIEMDDPELVIGNMRKNVTIPCSFRVFPNQIIKEATVFWWKSTAFSGPLLYQCTRTTVSSENCSRSVGRYSFAGNLTEQNISLRISNVSFSDAGVYYCRIQLEVIDNWYTSTGIKVQVTVGKELQRIYIQTTKKGARWVTCEVSGDPPPNVTWSQPDTLNTSEILVQTGFFTTSFSVPASPNTNYTCQIDGVDWLDAQSIYNWEHLPAECQEHFYQILLGVLAAVLGTVVLLNIWVLVNLFWRAHQKSSENTDSTENIYKNFPRKLDLDGVYMNARKPQTSK; encoded by the exons ATGAGATTCACATCTGTTCTGATTGTGACCGTTTGCTTGGTTG CCGTGAAGGGTAGAATAGAAATGGATGACCCAGAGCTCGTCATCGGCAACATGAGGAAAAATGTCACAATACCTTGCAGTTTTAGGGTTTTTCCAAATCAAATAATTAAGGAGGCAACTGTGTTTTGGTGGAAGAGCACAGCATTTTCTGGTCCTCTCTTATACCAGTGTACGAGGACCACTGTATCATCGGAGAACTGCAGCAGATCAGTCGGGCGCTATTCCTTTGCGGGAAATCTCACAGAACAGAACATATCCCTGAGGATAAGTAACGTCTCATTCAGCGATGCTGGAGTGTACTACTGTCGGATTCAACTGGAAGTTATAGATAACTGGTATACATCGACTGGAATTAAGGTACAAGTGACCG TGGGCAAAGAACTGCAGCGCATTTATATTCAGACCACTAAGAAGGGGGCGCGCTGGGTTACATGTGAAGTTTCTGGAGATCCTCCACCAAATGTGACCTGGAGCCAACCTGACACATTGAACACTTCTGAGATATTAGTCCAGACTGGCTTCTTCACAACATCCTTTTCGGTCCCTGCATCCCCAAACACAAACTACACCTGTCAGATAGATGGAGTAGACTGGCTAGATGCGCAATCAATATACAACTGGGAACATTTGCCGGCTGAGTGTCAAGAGCATTTCTATCAAATCCTGCTTGGAGTGTTGGCGGCTGTGTTGGGAACTGTTGTCCTTTTAAACATTTGGGTCCTGGTGAACTTGTTCTGGAGAG CCCACCAAAAATCCTCAGAGAACACAGACAGCACTGAAAACATCTACAAGAACTTTCCTCGTAAGCTTGATCT tgaTGGAGTCTACATGAATGCCAGAAAACCTCAAACTTCAAAATAA